GCCTACGAGTCCAGCAGCTGGAAGCGGTACTGACCGGCCGACTCCGGCGCGCGGCGCGCACCGGAGTCGGCCGCGGTGTCACGGACGCAGTGTGGGCTCGCGCTCCACGTCCCGTACGTCCAGCTTCTTGTCGAACGTCGCGAGCGGCTTCGCCTCGGCGACCGTGGTGGCCGACAGGCCGGCCCAGTCGAGGATGCGGGCCGTCGCGAAGGCCTTCTGGTCGGCGACCAGTCCGGCCACGTTCGCGCCGTGGTTCATGCCGGGGGCGGTGAGGACGTAGGAGTCCTTCGCGCCCTTGTCGACGCGGAACCGCTCGCCGCCCCACGGGTCGTTCTGGCCGTAGACGTAGAGCATGTGCCGGGCGTTGTGACGGATCCAGGTGTCGACGTCCCGCATCGCGTACGGCTGGAACTTCGTCGGGATCTCGCGCGGGACGAAGTTGCGCGGCGGCTGGTAGCCGTAGCGGATGTACTTCTTCTCGATGTACGGGAAGTGGATGGTGGGGGCGCCGAGTTGGGTGGCCGCCTGGTAGTAGTACGGCGTGTACGGCGTCAGGCCCTGGTCGGTGTAGAAGGAGAACCCGGAGACCGTGTCGATGGAGTTCCAGATCTGGTCGTCGGTCGCGGTCTTCGCGTCCGGCGGGATCAGCTCGTCGTCACCGCAGTTGGCCAGCAGGTTGTACTGCCAGAAGCCCCACACGTAGTCGAGGACGACCGCCTCGTACGCCCGGTCGAGGCCGCCGATGGTGTCGAAGGTGAAGCCCTCCGACTCGGCGTAGGCGGCGTACTTCCGCTCCAGCGGCTCCCGGCGCACCAGCGCCTCGCGCTGCACGGCGTTCAGCCGGTCGCGGCACTCCTTGGTGCCGACGGACGCGAAGAAGCGGTCGTAGGCCGAGTCCTCGTCGTTGACGACGTCGTTCGGGGCCACGTAGGCCACCACGCCGTCCATGTCCTTGGGGTAGAAGCGCTCGTAGTAGGTGGCGGTCATGCCGCCCTTCGAACCGCCGGTGGCGATCCAGTTCTTGGTGTAGACCGTCTTCAGCGCCTTGAAGATACGGTGCTGGTCGCTGGCCGCCTGCCAGATGTCCAGCTTGCTCCAGTCGGCCGGGTCGGGGCGGGACGGCGTGAAGAAGCGGTACTCCATGGAGACCTGGTTGCCGTCGACGATCTGGGTCGGTTCACGGCGGCTCGGTGTCGTCGAGACGTTGTAGCCGCCGGTGTAGAACACCGTCGGGCGGCTGACGTCCTTGTGCAGCACGGTGATCCGCTGCTGGAACGTGCCCTTGGACGGGTGCCGGTGGTCCACCGGCTGGGTGTAGTTGAGGACGAAGTAGCGGTAACCGGTGTAGGGCTTCTCCTCGATCAGGCTCATGCCGGGTATGGAAAGAAGCTGGTCCTTGATGTCGGTGCCGGCAGCCGGGGTCGCCGGCTCGGCGGCGGTGGCCGCCCCTGCCGTGCTCAACGTGCCTATGAGCACTGTGAGCGCCAGCAGCCATCTGAGCGCCTTGCGCATGCACCCTCCCCTGTGAGACAGATGTGCGAGCGGAAGCTATCGGAGCAACTCCCTTGCGCACCAGGGGAGATCGCGAAAAGTTAGAGCGGCCGGGCGCAGCCGACCGGTTCCCGGCCGCCGAGCTGGACGTAAAGAGCCGTGGACAGCGGGCACCCGCTCCGCTTGCCGACGGCCTTGGTCACCTTGAACTCCGGCTGCTTCGCGCCCTTCCCGTCACAGGCGGTCTCGCGGACCTGGCCGTCGCCGGAGCTGTAGACGCAGTCCCCGACGATGGTCCGCGGTCCGCCCCCGCCGCCCGGGTCGCCGGGGTGCGGGGCGGTGAGGTTGCGCATACAGGCGTAGCCCTGCGGGACCTCGCCGTCACCGTCCTCGTCGGCGGACCGGGCCTGTTCGCTGATGTGCAGCACGAAGTCGGTGGTCCCCGGGCACAGCGGACCGTCCTCGGTCGTGCCGTCGAAGCGCGCCACGACCCGCGCCGCCGCCCGTTCACCGGTGCAGGGCACCTCGGTGAAGCTGGTGGTGCCGAAGGAGCTGCACTCGTCGACGCCGAGGAACACCGTCCCGTACCCCGAAGGCCGGGTCGGCGTCACCTCGTCGCTGATGCGGCCGTCGCTCTCGGTGCCGTTGTCCGGCGTGCTCTGGCACCCGGTGAGCAGGGCCGCGAGCAGCGCAGCCAGCACTGCGCACACCGCCCCCACCGACCGTCTCTCGCGCATCGCATCCCCCCGGACACCCCGGACCAGCGTGACCCGCCGTGGCGGGCACACGCCAGACGTGCGGGGTGCTTTGCGCCCTTTGGCGGGCGTGCGCCGGGGGCGTGGCGTACGCGCACTACGCCGGATACGAGAGTCCGTACCCGATCGGATAGAGCACCTGCGCCGGATCGTCCGCCTTCTGCACCGGCACCGGCAGCTTCCCGCGCGGCGCCACCGCGCCCGCGATCACCCGCGCGGCGGCCCGCAGTTCGACGTCGGTCCAGGAGTACGACGCCACATAGGCCGGGACGCCGGGCAGTTGGGCCACGTCGTACGGATTGCGGATCGCGATCGCGACCACCGGCTTCCCGGTCGCCAGCAACTGCTCGACCAGCGTCTTCTGCGCGGCGCTCAGGTTGTACGTCCCCACGACGACCGCGTCCGCGTCCTGCGCCGCCGCGACCGCCTTGGCGAGGGTGGCGGCGGAGGGTGCCGTACCCGTCGACAGGGCCGTGGCGGTGAAGCCGAGCTCGGTGAACGCGGTCGCGAGGACCCCGGTGGGCGGCCCGGTGGTGCCGGACGGTGAGGCCGGATCGGCGCCGCACACCAGGAGCCTGCGGGGCGACAGCGGCAGCAGGCCGCCCTTGTTGACCAGCAGGGTCGTCGTCCGCTCGGCGATCCGGTCGGCCTCGGCGAGATGCGCCGGGACGCCCACGGTACGGGTGACACCCGCCTGGCTGACGTACGGCTCCTTGAACAGCCCCAGCTTCGCCTTCAGTCGCAGCACCCGCAGGATCGACTCGTCGAGCCGCGCCTCGGTCAGCTCCCCGCCCTGGACGGCCTTGAGCACGGCGTTCCAGGCGACGTCGAGGTTCGGCGGGTTGAGGAGCTGGTCCACCCCGGCCTTCAGCGCGAGCACGGGGACGCGGTCGTCGCCGTATTTCGTGCGTACGCCCTCCATGCCGAGGGAGTCGGTGACGATCACGCCGTCGTAGCCCAGCTCCTCGCGCAGGATCCCGTTGAGGATCGGGCGGGACAGGGTGGCGGGGTCGCCGGAGTCGTCGAGGGCCGGGACCATGAGGTGCGCGGTCATGATCGAGTCGATGCCGGCGGCGATCGCGGCCCGGAACGACGGTGCGTCCAGCCGCTCCCACTGCTCGCGGGTGTGGGTGATGACCGGGAAGCCGTAGTGGCTGTCGACGGCGGTGTCGCCGTGTCCGGGGAAGTGCTTGGCGGTGGCGGCGACCTGCCGGGAGTGCTGGTACCCGGCGACCTCGGCGGCGACGAGCCCGGCCACGGCGTGCGGGTCGGCGCCGAAGGAGCGGACGCCGATGACCGGGTTGGCGGGGTTGACGTTGACGTCGGCGACGGGGGAGTAGTTCTGCCGGATGCCGAGAGCCCTCAGCTCCCGTCCCGCGATACGGCCGAGGGACCGGGCGTCCTTCCGTGAGCCGCCCGCGCCGATCGCCATCGCGCCCGGGAAGAGCGTGGCGGGCTCGCCGACCCGGCAGACGATGCCGTGCTCCTGGTCGGTGGAGATGAGGACGGGCAGACCGCGCGGCTGGGTGAGGGACGCCTTCTGGATGCCGTTGGAGAGGTCGGCGATCTGGTGCGGGTCGCGGGTGTTGTGCGCCCAGGTGAAGTAAATGACGCCGCCCACACGGTACTTGGCGATCAGCTCGGCGGCCGTGCGGACGCCGATCTCCTTGAGGTTGGCGTCGATGTCGGCCTGGTCGGGGGCGGTGGCGGAGTGGCCGTAGACCCGCATCACGAAGAGCTGGCCGACCTTCTCCGGCAGTGTCATACGGGAGATGAGGGAGCGGAGCTTCTTGTCGTCCGCGTGGGCGGGGCCGGCCATGGCGAGGGTGGCGGCGACTCCCGCGGTGGCGGCCAGGACGGTACGTCTGGAGGGCACGTGCGCTCCTTCCGGAGGTGATCCGCTGAAGGAAACTTCCGAGGAGTCACCAATATCCGGGAAGTTTCTGCCAGTCAAGGGAGTGCACAGTAACCCGCGATGGGCTCGGGGCCCGGCAATGAGGGCCGTCATCGGCGCTGTTGGAGGGGGGCGCGCCGATGACGGCAGGCTGCCGGCCGCGGTACGGCGGAGAGGGTAGGTCAGCGTTCGCAGCCAGCAGCGAGGCCGACACCGCACCACGGTGACTCTCCGACAGCTCGCGGGTTGGACGAGCGGGGGTGGGGCGGGGTTCCCGGGTCGGGCCCGAATCCCGGAAGTTGGGGAGGCGGGGTTCAGCGGGGCGGGTGGGACGCCGTTGTGGTCCAGTGGCTTTGCAGGGTGCGTACGGTCTCCGTGATCGACGGGCGGCCCGCCGCGCCCGTGCGCCACAGGGCGTACAGCCGCCGTACCGGCGTCGGGTCGAGCTCCACCTCGACGACCCCGGCCGGCAGGGGGCCGCGGCCGAGGCGGGGGATGAGGCAGATGCCGAGCCCGGCGGCGACGAGCGCGACGAGGGTGGGGTTCTCGTCGGCCTGGTGGATGATCTCCGGCTCGTGCCCGGCGCCCCGCAGGGTGCGCACCAGCCAGTCGTGGCAGACCCGGCCCGGCGGCTGGCACACCCACCGCTCCCCGCCGAGGTCCTCGCGCCGCACCCGCTTCCGCTCGGCGAAGGAGTGCCCTTCCGGCACGAGCAGCGTGCACCGGTCCTCGCCGATCACCGCCTGCTCCACGCCGGGCGGCACCGGCAGCGGCGAGATGTCCCAGTCGTGCACGACGGCCAGGTCCAGCGCGCCCCGCGCGACCAGCCCGACCGACAGATGCGGGTCGATCTCTGAGAGCCGGACGTCGAGGGCGGGATGCCGGTGGGCGAGGTCGGCCAGCACGCCCGGCAGCAGCCCGCGGGCCGCCGACGCGAACGCGGCCACCGTCAGCCGTCCCGCGGGGGTGTGGCGGCGCTGCTCGATCCCGGTCTCGGCCCGCTCGACGATCGCCAGCAACTGCTCGGCGGTGTCGACGAGTTGCCGCGCCTCCGCGGTGAGCCGGACCCCGCGCCCCTCCCGTTCAAGGAGCACGGTCCTGGTCTCCCGCTCCAGCTTGGCGATCTGCTGGGACACGGCGGAGGGCGTGTAGCCGAGGGCGGCGGCGGCCGCGCCGACGGTGCCGTGCACGGAGACGGCGTGCAGGGCGCGGAGGCGCTGGAGATCGAGCATCCCGGGCTCCCTTTCGGAGGGGATTCATTAGCCGTGCTTCATCCAACCATGCAGCAATCATCGCTGGTGCTACATGGTCGATGCGGGTGATCCTCGACGCATGCGTCCCGCACACCTCGCCCTCGCCGTCCTCGTCGCCGCCGTCTGGGGCGTGAACTTCACCGTCATCGAGATCGGCCTCGACCACTTCCCGCCCCTCCTCTTCTCCGCCCTGCGCTTCCTGGCGGCGGCCCTGCCCGCGGTGTTCTTCGTGGGCCGGCCGAAGGTGGCGTGGAAGTGGATCGTGGCGGTGGGCCTGGTACTGGGGGTCGCGAAGTTCGGCCTGCTGTTCGTCGCGATGGACGCCGGGATGCCGGCCGGGCTGTCCTCCCTGGTGCTCCAGATCCAGGCGGTGTTCACGGCGGTGATCGCGTTCGCGGTACTGGGTGAACGCCCCTCGGGCATCAGGGCGTCGGGCATGGCGGTGGCCCTGGCCGGAATCGGCGTCGCCGCCCTCGACGAGGGCACCTCGGGCCCCCTCGGCGCCTTCGCCCTGTGCGTCGCGGCGGCGGCGTGCTGGGGCGCCTCCAACGTCCTCACCCGCAAGGCGGCACCCCCGGACGCGCTCAACTTCATGGTGTGGGTGAGCACGGTCCCGGTCCTCCCCCTCCTCGCCCTGTCCCTCCTGACAGAGGGCCCGACCCGGGACTACGACGCGCTCCGCGCCCTCGACTGGCAGGGCGCCGGCACGGTCGTCTACGTCGCCTGGGTCACCACCGTCTTCGGTTTCGGCGCCTGGGGCTGGCTGCTGCGCCGCCACCCGGCCTCCACGGTCGCCCCCTTCTCTCTGCTGGTCCCGGTCTTCGGAATGTCCTCGGCGGCCCTGTTCCTGGACGAGGGCGTGAGCGGCCTGCGCTGGTGCGCGGCGGCGCTGCTGGTGGGAGGGGTGGCGCTGGCGTCGGTGAACGTGCGGCGCCGTCCAGAGGTCCATCCGGTGGACGTCGTGGCGCCGCGGACGACCGGCGTCGGATCATGAGGGCATGCCCACGGTCGACATTCCCGGTTCCAAGTCCATCACCGCCCGCGCCCTGTTCCTGGCGGCGGCGGCCGACGGCGTCACGACGCTCACGCGACCGCTCCGCTCCGACGACACGGAGGGCTTCGCCGAGGGGCTGACCCGGCTCGGCTACCGCGTCGGCCGCACCCCGGACAGCTGGCAGGTG
This DNA window, taken from Streptomyces sp. NBC_00663, encodes the following:
- a CDS encoding S28 family serine protease → MRKALRWLLALTVLIGTLSTAGAATAAEPATPAAGTDIKDQLLSIPGMSLIEEKPYTGYRYFVLNYTQPVDHRHPSKGTFQQRITVLHKDVSRPTVFYTGGYNVSTTPSRREPTQIVDGNQVSMEYRFFTPSRPDPADWSKLDIWQAASDQHRIFKALKTVYTKNWIATGGSKGGMTATYYERFYPKDMDGVVAYVAPNDVVNDEDSAYDRFFASVGTKECRDRLNAVQREALVRREPLERKYAAYAESEGFTFDTIGGLDRAYEAVVLDYVWGFWQYNLLANCGDDELIPPDAKTATDDQIWNSIDTVSGFSFYTDQGLTPYTPYYYQAATQLGAPTIHFPYIEKKYIRYGYQPPRNFVPREIPTKFQPYAMRDVDTWIRHNARHMLYVYGQNDPWGGERFRVDKGAKDSYVLTAPGMNHGANVAGLVADQKAFATARILDWAGLSATTVAEAKPLATFDKKLDVRDVEREPTLRP
- a CDS encoding glycoside hydrolase family 3 protein, whose amino-acid sequence is MPSRRTVLAATAGVAATLAMAGPAHADDKKLRSLISRMTLPEKVGQLFVMRVYGHSATAPDQADIDANLKEIGVRTAAELIAKYRVGGVIYFTWAHNTRDPHQIADLSNGIQKASLTQPRGLPVLISTDQEHGIVCRVGEPATLFPGAMAIGAGGSRKDARSLGRIAGRELRALGIRQNYSPVADVNVNPANPVIGVRSFGADPHAVAGLVAAEVAGYQHSRQVAATAKHFPGHGDTAVDSHYGFPVITHTREQWERLDAPSFRAAIAAGIDSIMTAHLMVPALDDSGDPATLSRPILNGILREELGYDGVIVTDSLGMEGVRTKYGDDRVPVLALKAGVDQLLNPPNLDVAWNAVLKAVQGGELTEARLDESILRVLRLKAKLGLFKEPYVSQAGVTRTVGVPAHLAEADRIAERTTTLLVNKGGLLPLSPRRLLVCGADPASPSGTTGPPTGVLATAFTELGFTATALSTGTAPSAATLAKAVAAAQDADAVVVGTYNLSAAQKTLVEQLLATGKPVVAIAIRNPYDVAQLPGVPAYVASYSWTDVELRAAARVIAGAVAPRGKLPVPVQKADDPAQVLYPIGYGLSYPA
- a CDS encoding LysR family transcriptional regulator is translated as MLDLQRLRALHAVSVHGTVGAAAAALGYTPSAVSQQIAKLERETRTVLLEREGRGVRLTAEARQLVDTAEQLLAIVERAETGIEQRRHTPAGRLTVAAFASAARGLLPGVLADLAHRHPALDVRLSEIDPHLSVGLVARGALDLAVVHDWDISPLPVPPGVEQAVIGEDRCTLLVPEGHSFAERKRVRREDLGGERWVCQPPGRVCHDWLVRTLRGAGHEPEIIHQADENPTLVALVAAGLGICLIPRLGRGPLPAGVVEVELDPTPVRRLYALWRTGAAGRPSITETVRTLQSHWTTTASHPPR
- a CDS encoding EamA family transporter translates to MRPAHLALAVLVAAVWGVNFTVIEIGLDHFPPLLFSALRFLAAALPAVFFVGRPKVAWKWIVAVGLVLGVAKFGLLFVAMDAGMPAGLSSLVLQIQAVFTAVIAFAVLGERPSGIRASGMAVALAGIGVAALDEGTSGPLGAFALCVAAAACWGASNVLTRKAAPPDALNFMVWVSTVPVLPLLALSLLTEGPTRDYDALRALDWQGAGTVVYVAWVTTVFGFGAWGWLLRRHPASTVAPFSLLVPVFGMSSAALFLDEGVSGLRWCAAALLVGGVALASVNVRRRPEVHPVDVVAPRTTGVGS